From a single Nostoc sp. MS1 genomic region:
- a CDS encoding response regulator: MDSFAAETTILLVEDSPSDILLIQRAFRKVGITNPLQIVNDGDAAVLYLSGEKPYSDRHTYPLPVLILLDLKLPRRSGDEVLLWLRQQPGLKRLPVVVLTASRQSLDINRLYDLGVNAYMVKPVAFDDLVEIVEILNRHWISLNEKPQLNFE, encoded by the coding sequence ATGGATAGCTTTGCAGCAGAGACAACAATTTTATTAGTGGAGGATAGCCCCTCCGATATTCTGCTGATCCAAAGGGCTTTCCGCAAGGTGGGAATTACTAACCCACTACAAATAGTCAATGATGGCGATGCAGCTGTGTTGTATTTATCTGGGGAGAAACCATATAGCGATCGCCATACTTACCCGTTACCAGTCCTAATTTTACTTGATTTGAAACTTCCTCGTCGTTCTGGAGATGAGGTTTTGCTGTGGTTACGTCAACAACCCGGCTTAAAGCGTCTACCTGTGGTGGTATTGACTGCTTCCCGCCAGTCTCTAGACATTAATCGTCTTTACGATTTAGGGGTAAATGCTTATATGGTTAAACCCGTTGCTTTTGATGACTTAGTTGAAATTGTCGAGATTCTAAATCGGCACTGGATTTCTTTGAATGAAAAACCACAGTTAAATTTTGAGTAA